In Muribaculum gordoncarteri, the genomic window GCTGAAAAAGCCCTTGTTGTCATCCTCGTCCTTGGGGTCGACGGTATAGCACACCGCTCCGTCGGGTATGCCGCCAAGTTCATTTATCATGCGTATCGACTCCTTGACATTGTCAAGGTCGTTGAGAGCGTCAAATATACGCATCACGTTCAAGCCGTTCTTTATTGCCTCCTTGTAGAATCCTTCAAGCACACTGTCGGGATAGGGCACATATCCAAACAGATTACGTCCGCGTGACAATGCCGAAAGAAGCGAATGTCCCTTCATGGCCTTGCTCGCCTTTCTCAGGCGTTCCCAAGGCGACTCATCGAGATAGCGCATTACGGAATCAGGTACTGCACCGCCCCACACTTCCATGATGTAGAAGTCGGCTCCCTCATACAGTGGCAACAAGCGGTCGATGCTCGCCTGTGTCATACGGGTGGCGAAAAGCGACTGCTGTCCGTCGCGCATAGTCAAATCTCTGATTTTCAATTTCCTTTTTTCCATATCCAAAAGGGGTTTAATTGGGGTTATGTTTTAGAACAGCAAAATTAGGCATTTACATTCAATTACGGAAATTTATCCGTAATTATTTCATCGCGTAGAGTCAACAAGCAAGTACACTCAAAATAAGGTTAAATAACTTCTATTAATATCTTATTGCTTAAAGTATTGTCACTCAGCGTGCCGCGGACTACATGCTTAGGGATTATTCATCGTCTTCATCTTACACAGGATGATGGTAAGCAATACAAGTCCATTTGTCCCAGCCTCCTCCTTTCTCAATGAATTCAGGGTCATCGGGAATTCCTCCATATGAAGCCAAATAGACTCCTTCGTAAGTACAGAACCACCCTAACGTAGAAGTGAATGGATACCAAAGATAATAAGCACGCCGGCCATCCCATGTTCCCTCGCATACAATATATCCAAGCCCTTGCATATCATCCTCCAAAATCCATTCTTGCAGCCATTCAGGCAGCTCATCCATATTAGCCGGGACATAGGCAACCTCCGCTCCCCCTATAACCTTTATGGATTCCTCTACATAATTTTCATCATTGGAGCAGCTTACTGTCACCATCGCCAGCATACATGCCGCCAACATCCATAATAAGTTCTTTTTCATAATACTTTAAATTTATGGTTTGTAAAATTATTTAATTAATATCTTCTTGCTTAAAGCATTGTCACCCAGTGTGGCACGGACTACATGCTTAGCCGTGCAATTACGTTTCTCTCCATTACACGGCTAAGCATGGAACTTACTGAGGGATTATTCCTCGGCTTCCTCGCTTTCCTCGGCTTCCTTGCCTATAGGATAATGTAAAGCAAGACAAGTCCAATTGTCCCAGCCTCCTCCTTTCTCAATGAATTCCGGGTCATTGGGATTTCCTCCATATAAAGCCAAGCAGACGTTTTCGTCAGAAATGAAGACCCCTAACGTTGAAGAGAATCCATGCCAAAAAAAATAAGCATGCTGACCATCCCATGTTCCCTCGCATAGAAGATATCCAACCCCTTGCGCAGTTTCCGTCAAAATATCTTCTTGCAGCCATTCAGGCAGCTCATCCATATTAGCCGGGACATAGGCAATCTCCGCTCTCGAGGCACCGCTACCCATAACCACTTTCCCATTCTCAAGTCTCGGTCCCGTGGGTTCCTCCACATAATTGTCATCATTGGAGCAGCTTACTGTAACCATCGCCAGCATACATGCCGCCAACATCCATAATAAGTTCTTTTTCATAATACTTTAAATTTATGGTTAGTAAAATTTATTTAATTAATATCTTCTTGCTTAAAGTATTGTCACCCAATGTGGCACGGACTACATAGATGCCCGGAGTCCAGCCTGAGGTATTTATTGAAGTTTCGGTGCTCATTACTTTACCAGAATACACCATCCTACTATTAACCGTATCGTACACCTCAAGAGTCCACTCCAATTCTTCTGCCGATGCTTGAACGCCAACAGTGGAAAACTTCTGAGCAAGAGCGTCAGAATTTTCATTACCAATACTTACATTTAAGTTATCTCCGTCCATTCCTGCGGAAAGGCTGTAAGAACGAGCTTGATTTAGTACAATTATTCTATATTCTCCGGCTTCACAATTCACTGTGATGACGAATGCTTGGGCTCGTGTATCTGAATCAAAACGGACATTTATGTAGCCGTTGTAATCGTCATATACCCAACGAGTAGGAACCATATCGCCATCATAAGCAACCGTGGCATTTATTAGATTAAGAGAATATATATTTAATCCCTGCCCTTTATGAGTGGATTGACGATATATGATATAAGGATAGTCAAGTGATTGCTTATTGTTTGGATCCGTCCAGTCATAGGTGGCTTTAAATCCTGAATAGGCATGTATGGTTTTTGTCACTGTTGTTGCCACATGTCCATTATAATGTAAGGTGGCGGTAAGTGTGGCATTGTCCATATCACGGTTGGTGGCACGTGTTATGGTGCAGCTCCCGTTGGCATCCACAGTCATGCAGTTTTGTGCATAATAGCTGTCGGAAAGACTCCATGTTACGCTATACCCCGGAGGTAACAGGTCAATGGAATATGTGCCACTTGATGATGTTAATACCGGTCCGTCAATAGTCGGTCTATAACGCTTGTAATATTTTCGTGATTTACCATATTCCTCGGGGACATTTGTAGGCGTATGTTTAACCAAGCATCCGGCTCCCCATTTGGATACATATTGGTTACTGTTTATGCGCCGAGCAGAATGCCAGCACTTATAATACCAAAAATCTGACGAATCATAATAAAGCACCACTTCCCCTTCTTTTTCAGGAACTTCATAGTACAATCCGCTTTCCCAATAAATACTGGGATTGTTCAGCCAGAGCCGTTCACTGTTATGTATACTTTGCATATACCATCCATAAAAATGACAATTATAAGTATATGTCGCATCTTCGACAAATTCCACTTTATAAACATTAATTGCCCAATTTTTATAGTTCTTTTTCTCGGAGGAAGAGAAATCACCGGATACTAACTCTTTAATATATACTAAATATCCATTGGGGATTGTTCTCGTTGCGTCATTATATACGGGATTTGAGAGTAAAGATATGCCACTTTTCTTAACTCCCGTACGATATGAAATCCCAAAAATATCGGGATATGCCTTCATCTTTGTGGCGGCTTCCCTTATTGAGGCGGCAAACTTTGCTGACTTTTCCGCATCAAGGGAGCTTGTTACCTTGTCAATCCCCATCATATGGAACAGGATATAGCACTTGAAGGAGTAATCGCCTTGGGTAACTTCGTCTTTGTTCAGGATGGACGCTATCCCGGCGGGAATCGCTTCGCATTTTTTCAATAGGGCATCAGTCAGGTCTTTTCGTGTCAACAGTTCACGGTAGCCGTTGAACTCCTTGCACACGGCATTAAAACCGACCTCCGGATAATCATACGCCAACATGTCCATAGCGTAGGGAAAGTCAAGACATACAGTAAGCAAATCCGCAGTCGTAAGGCTTTTCAGTTTGTCCTCCGGAATCTGTAGTGCCCGCCACTCTTTCTTTCGCTGACGAGTAGGATTTCCACTGTGCGTCGCCGATTTTGAATGGAAATTCAAATCCGGCTGTGGCACGCTCACTGACTTGCCCCACGGCATAAAGGCAAGAGAATGTAAACAAGAGGAGAAATAATTTCTTCATAATTATTCAATGATTAAGGTTAATCAATTTTGGTTATTGGATTTTCTTAGTCCAAGTCAGCCGACCCTCGTAGTCGCCTCCGGCAGAGGTGCTGATTGCAAGGTGGTAGGATTGCAAGAATTAGCAAATTTAACTTTTTCATGACAATTAAAATGCATTTTCGCAAAGATAGTATTTAGTTTGCGAAATACATCAATATTTGTTGAGTTTTTTACGTAATTTGCAATTTAATTAGCTTATAGTGAAGAATTACCGCATCCCGGTCTTTCGGTGAGCTTGGATGTTTTCCAAACACTTTTTTATAACCGTTTTCTGATAGATGGCATTTCCACTCAATGACATATTAATCATATCCGCGTTTTGCCGGTGAAAGATAGGGTAATATTTCAGGTTTTATTGTAACTTTGTCAAGTACAGCGTAAATAGGTTCTTCCTTATGAAACCACTTCTATATTTGTGACGGATTACGACAGTAACCACATAAAACCGGAAGTCATAATGACAAGCATATTCAATAGCCTTTTCAAGCGGCAACGGCAACCGCTCTTTTTCGCCACCGACATTCATTGCCACATATTGCCGGGCATCGACGACGGAGCTCCCGACGCCGATTACGGCGCGGAACTTGTCATGAGAATGTCGGCCTGGGGATTGTCACGCATAATCGCGACACCCCATGTCGTAGGCGAAGTCTATGAGAACACGCCCGAATCAATCTCGGCAGCCCTGACCCGACTGCAAGAAAGCATGCACGCAAAGGGCATCCCGACTACCGTCCAATCGGCTGCCGAGCATCGTCTTGACGACCTGTTCAGCCGCAACATCATCGCCGACACCCTAATAAGTCATCCCGGCAAGCATGTCCTCATCGAAAACTCATTCATGCAGGAAGCGCGTGACATCGACAGCATCGTCATTCGCCTCACCAATCGAGGTTACATCCCCATCATGGCCCACCCCGAACGCTTTGTCTACTATCACTCAGCCAACCTGAAGCGTTACTTCGAGCTGCATCGGCTCGGCGTCAGGTTCCAGGTCAACCTGCTTTCAATTGCGGGGCGTTACGGTTCGGAGCCAAGACACGTGGCCGAGCGGCTGATTGAGGCCGGAATTGTCGACTTTTTCGGCACCGATGTTCACCGTCACGAACACTGCGACGCCATCGAGGCATTCCTGTCGTCACGCAATTACGACAAGCTGCTCAATGCCATAAAGAAAAGGCCGTGCCTTAACGACACAGCCTTTAATGTATCATAACGTAATCCGTATCCGCTTACGGCAACAGCAGCGACGCGTCGCCGTAGCTCAAAAAGCGGAAATCACGCTCAAGCGCGAAGTCATACATGTCACGCCAATTTCCACCCACAAACGCCGACACGAGCAACAGCAGCGTCGACTGCGGCTGATGGAAGTTGGTTATGATGCCTTTCACAATCTTGAATTCATATCCCGGGGCGATGATTATGCGCGTATCACCTACAAGCGTCGACAACCCGTCACGGTCAAGAGCGTCAACGATGCAATGCAACGCCTCGGCAGCCGACAGTCGGGGATGATCCTCGCTATAGGGGTACCATTGCGGCACTTCGCCCGTCCATTTGCCCTGATACATCAGGCAACCGATGTGGTAAAGGCTCTCCAGGGTGCGCACCGAGGTGGTGCCTACAGCTATCACCTGACGGCTTGTATCGGCAAGCTCGGCAATCAGGTTCCTATCCACGGCAATGAACTCGCTGTGCATCTCATGCTCGCCTATCGAGTCGCTTTTGACAGGCTGGAACGTTCCGGCTCCCACATGAAGTGTGAGCTCACGCCTCGGGATGCCTCGTTGCGACACCCGGTCGAGCACTTCGGGCGTGAAGTGAAGTCCTGCCGTAGGCGCGGCCACCGAACCGTCAATATGACTGTAGACCGTCTGGTAGTCGGTCGAGTCGCTCTCCTCGGTCGAACGGTTGAGATAAGGCGGAATGGGAATCTCCCCGACCGCCCCTATAACATCGGAGAATGTGACATTGTCGTCATCCCAGCTGAAGCGCACCACCGATGCATTGCCTTCACGGCCCGTGCGCTCGGCAGTCAGCGTTATTTCGATTTCGCCCACGGTGACCTTCTGCGTCAGCACGCCCTGCTTCCAACGCTTTGAGTTGCCCACGAAACATAGCCATGAGCACTCGCGGGTCGATGCGAAGTTGACCGCATAGTCAACCGGCGACACCGGTTCAAGGCAGAAAATCTCAATCAACGCTCCCCCATCGCCCTTGCGGAAACGCATACGTGCGTTTATCACACGCGTGTTGTTGTACACGAGGATGGAGTCGGAGGGAAGCAAAGCGGCAATATCGGCGAACAGATGCTCGCTGATATTGCCGTGTGAATCGCGGACGAGCAACTTGCACTTGTCACGCTCGGCAAGAGGGTGACGGGCAATGCGCTCATCGGGCAAAGGATAGTTGTAATCCTCTATCTTTATGTCTTGGACTGACAGTTGTGACATATCAAATAACTTTAATTCGGTGCAAAGTTACTCACCTTACGGCGCATTATCAACTATCAGCCACAATTTATCACTTTAGAGCGACGACTCCTTAACCATTGTCACAACAGGAATATTCTCCTTATTGAACAAGGTAAGCAGTGTGTCGGAAGTGATCTTGAAGGTCGACACATCGTTGATAACGGTCTTGATGTTATCCTCGAATGCCATGTTTTCGCAAGCCATCATAGTGGCTGTTACCGAGAAGAATTCCAGCTCATTGGCCTCCGACTTGAACTGACCGCTCAGGTTGTTGCAGTCGGTAGTCACGAAGAATGTCATGTCGTTCAAGTTGAAAGTGAACTGATAGGGCTTGCCTTCGGGTGATTCAACCGGGGTATCGGCCAAAGTCTTTACGTTCCACACTCCGTTGAGCTCGCGAGCCGACACCTGCGGGTCACGCTTCTCAAGAAGCATTACAGCCTTTCCGTCGGCATTTGACAGCTGAATGTCACCGTCGGCGGTCAATGAATATGATTTAACCTGGCCGAAAGCCTCAAGTATCTTCTGCTCAAGAGCCATGTCGGGACACATGCGGCGAGTGCTTGCCATTCCCGAGAAATCGATCACGCCGGGAGCTGCGTTAATGTCAAACGAACCCATAAGATAGTTACAACTTGCATTACCATATAGCTGACCCTCAGTGGTGTCAAATCCTATAAACGGAGCATCCTGATCTTCAGGCACGGTAACATCTTCGCCATCAACACTTACAATATTCCACTCTCCCTTGAGGTCGGACAATGTTGCCTTTACAGTCTTAGACGACTGACATGCAAACAATGCGGCCATCGATGCGGCCACACATGCAATAAAGATTTTTCTCATCATTAAAATGAAATTATAATTAGGTTACATTATATATAACACATTTCATGCCAAAATATTTCCTGACCATGCAATTTATTAAATTTGGTTAACATGTGCGATTTATGTACCCACCATAATTAACTTTACAAAAATTTTATTCACGACATGGCACAAATAGGAGATATAGTGCGTTACCTCAACTCGGTAGGGGGAGGCCGCATAGTGAAAATCGAAGGCAATATTGCCTATGTGGACGAAGACGGATTTGAAACTCCCGTCATGCTGCGAGAGTGTGTGGTTGTGACACCTGCCACTCCCAAGGCCAAGGAGAGCAAGTATGTGGCACCCACGATAGTTCCCGAACAGCCCGCCAAACCGAAGCCCGAGGAGATCGAAGAAACCGAAACAGGCGACAAGCTCAACATCGTGCTCGCCTATGAGCCCGAGGAGATAAAGCACCTCAACACAACGGAGTATGACGCATACCTTGTCAACGACTCCAACTACTTCCTCTATTTCACCTACCTGACACGCGCCGACGGTCACGACTGGGCCACACGCTATGCTGGCATCGTTGAGCCAAACATACAGATACATCTCGAGCACGTGACGCGCGAGCAGCTGCCCGACATGGACCGCGTGGCCATACAATACGTGGCATTCAAGCGTGACAAGGAGTTCAAGCTCAAAGCTCCGGTAGCCGTTGAATACGCACTCGACACTACAAAGTTCTTCAAGCTACACTGCTTCCGCGACAATGTATATTTCGACACACCCGTCATAGCGCTGGACATCGTAAAGAACGACATCCCGCAACGCTCGATGGTCATCGACAGCAGCCGGCTTGAAGAGTCGATGAAGGCAAAACGAATCGCCGACAAGCCGCAACGCCGCCCGGTGGAGAAGAAAAACCGCCGTCACGAAATCATCGAAGTCGACCTGCACATCAACCAGCTGCTCGACACCACGGCCGGACTGAGCAACACCGACATGCTCCAGGTTCAGCTGAAGGAGTTTAACCGCGTCATGACCGAGAACATCAAAAACAAGGGACAGAAAATCGTGTTTATCCACGGCAAAGGCGAGGGAGTGCTGCGTAACGCACTACTTAAGGAGCTGAAACACAAATATCCCCACTGCGACACACAGGACGCATCATTCCGCGAGTACGGATTCGGAGCAACGCAAGTCACGATAAGATGATAATATATTTCAGCGGGACAGGCAACTCCCGTCACGTGGCATCGCTGCTGCAACAAAGGATGAAGGGCGAAATGGTGAAAATCGACGCCAAGTCAATCGACACGGCATCGACGACCCACCTGTCGCCCGACAGCGACGAACCGCTTATATGGGTATTCCCCATATACTCATGGGGAGTGCCTCCGGTGGTTGTGAAATATATGTCGGCAATCAACGGCGATCTCGCCCGTAACAAGCACTACATGGTGTGCACCTGCGGCGACGACATAGGCCTCGCCCACGAGCAGTGGCGTGACATAATGCGGAGCCGGGGGTGGAACGCGGTAACGGCCTACTCGGTGCAGATGCCCAACACCTACGTTACGTTTCCCGGATTTGACATCGACACCGAAGAGGTGGAGGCCGACAAGCTGTCGCGATGCGACAAGCGCGTCGACCACATCGTGTCGTGCATAAAATCAGGAACGCCCGGCGACGATGTAGTCACCGGAGGCATGAAATGGATTAAGTCACGCATGATTTATCCGCTATTCATAAGACGCATGATGTCACCCCGGCCGTTTCACTGCCTCGACAATCAATGCATAGGCTGTGGACTATGTGCCAAGGCATGCCCCATGGACAACGTGACGCTCGATGAAAATCATCGCCCGCAATGGAGCGACAATTGCGCCATGTGCCTTGCATGCTACCACGCATGCCCGAAACACGCCGTGGCCTACGGCAGGCTGACGGATAAGAAAGGACAATACCGACTACCCGAGCAAATCGCTGATTAGCCCGATTTCGTTGACGGCCGACTGGTCGGGACGGCACGGCACAACCGAGGCATATCCGCGGTCGGTCCAGTAGAGGTCGGTTTCGGGATTGTCGGGCTCCACATTGTGGAACTTTCCTGTGAGCCAGTAGAAAGGCTTTCCGTGTGGGTCGACATATTCGGCATACTCCTCAGTCCAGAATCCGCGTGCGGCACGCGTCACCTTTATGCCCTCGACCTTGCTGCACTTCGGAATGTTTACGTTAAGGCATATATCGGAGGGCAATCCCTGCTCCATTACGCGGCTCGTTATCTTCTCCACCACCTCGCGGCAAGCCTCAAGGCTATAAGCCTGGTTGTGGCTGTGGAACGAATAGCCTATCGACGGAATGCCGAGC contains:
- a CDS encoding tyrosine-protein phosphatase, whose amino-acid sequence is MTSIFNSLFKRQRQPLFFATDIHCHILPGIDDGAPDADYGAELVMRMSAWGLSRIIATPHVVGEVYENTPESISAALTRLQESMHAKGIPTTVQSAAEHRLDDLFSRNIIADTLISHPGKHVLIENSFMQEARDIDSIVIRLTNRGYIPIMAHPERFVYYHSANLKRYFELHRLGVRFQVNLLSIAGRYGSEPRHVAERLIEAGIVDFFGTDVHRHEHCDAIEAFLSSRNYDKLLNAIKKRPCLNDTAFNVS
- a CDS encoding S-adenosylmethionine:tRNA ribosyltransferase-isomerase translates to MSQLSVQDIKIEDYNYPLPDERIARHPLAERDKCKLLVRDSHGNISEHLFADIAALLPSDSILVYNNTRVINARMRFRKGDGGALIEIFCLEPVSPVDYAVNFASTRECSWLCFVGNSKRWKQGVLTQKVTVGEIEITLTAERTGREGNASVVRFSWDDDNVTFSDVIGAVGEIPIPPYLNRSTEESDSTDYQTVYSHIDGSVAAPTAGLHFTPEVLDRVSQRGIPRRELTLHVGAGTFQPVKSDSIGEHEMHSEFIAVDRNLIAELADTSRQVIAVGTTSVRTLESLYHIGCLMYQGKWTGEVPQWYPYSEDHPRLSAAEALHCIVDALDRDGLSTLVGDTRIIIAPGYEFKIVKGIITNFHQPQSTLLLLVSAFVGGNWRDMYDFALERDFRFLSYGDASLLLP
- a CDS encoding T9SS type A sorting domain-containing protein; its protein translation is MDMLAYDYPEVGFNAVCKEFNGYRELLTRKDLTDALLKKCEAIPAGIASILNKDEVTQGDYSFKCYILFHMMGIDKVTSSLDAEKSAKFAASIREAATKMKAYPDIFGISYRTGVKKSGISLLSNPVYNDATRTIPNGYLVYIKELVSGDFSSSEKKNYKNWAINVYKVEFVEDATYTYNCHFYGWYMQSIHNSERLWLNNPSIYWESGLYYEVPEKEGEVVLYYDSSDFWYYKCWHSARRINSNQYVSKWGAGCLVKHTPTNVPEEYGKSRKYYKRYRPTIDGPVLTSSSGTYSIDLLPPGYSVTWSLSDSYYAQNCMTVDANGSCTITRATNRDMDNATLTATLHYNGHVATTVTKTIHAYSGFKATYDWTDPNNKQSLDYPYIIYRQSTHKGQGLNIYSLNLINATVAYDGDMVPTRWVYDDYNGYINVRFDSDTRAQAFVITVNCEAGEYRIIVLNQARSYSLSAGMDGDNLNVSIGNENSDALAQKFSTVGVQASAEELEWTLEVYDTVNSRMVYSGKVMSTETSINTSGWTPGIYVVRATLGDNTLSKKILIK
- a CDS encoding META domain-containing protein; translation: MMRKIFIACVAASMAALFACQSSKTVKATLSDLKGEWNIVSVDGEDVTVPEDQDAPFIGFDTTEGQLYGNASCNYLMGSFDINAAPGVIDFSGMASTRRMCPDMALEQKILEAFGQVKSYSLTADGDIQLSNADGKAVMLLEKRDPQVSARELNGVWNVKTLADTPVESPEGKPYQFTFNLNDMTFFVTTDCNNLSGQFKSEANELEFFSVTATMMACENMAFEDNIKTVINDVSTFKITSDTLLTLFNKENIPVVTMVKESSL
- a CDS encoding EFR1 family ferrodoxin (N-terminal region resembles flavodoxins. C-terminal ferrodoxin region binds two 4Fe-4S clusters.), with product MIIYFSGTGNSRHVASLLQQRMKGEMVKIDAKSIDTASTTHLSPDSDEPLIWVFPIYSWGVPPVVVKYMSAINGDLARNKHYMVCTCGDDIGLAHEQWRDIMRSRGWNAVTAYSVQMPNTYVTFPGFDIDTEEVEADKLSRCDKRVDHIVSCIKSGTPGDDVVTGGMKWIKSRMIYPLFIRRMMSPRPFHCLDNQCIGCGLCAKACPMDNVTLDENHRPQWSDNCAMCLACYHACPKHAVAYGRLTDKKGQYRLPEQIAD
- a CDS encoding DUF2027 domain-containing protein, with protein sequence MAQIGDIVRYLNSVGGGRIVKIEGNIAYVDEDGFETPVMLRECVVVTPATPKAKESKYVAPTIVPEQPAKPKPEEIEETETGDKLNIVLAYEPEEIKHLNTTEYDAYLVNDSNYFLYFTYLTRADGHDWATRYAGIVEPNIQIHLEHVTREQLPDMDRVAIQYVAFKRDKEFKLKAPVAVEYALDTTKFFKLHCFRDNVYFDTPVIALDIVKNDIPQRSMVIDSSRLEESMKAKRIADKPQRRPVEKKNRRHEIIEVDLHINQLLDTTAGLSNTDMLQVQLKEFNRVMTENIKNKGQKIVFIHGKGEGVLRNALLKELKHKYPHCDTQDASFREYGFGATQVTIR
- the surE gene encoding 5'/3'-nucleotidase SurE — its product is MPTNRPLILITNDDSVFAPGLHLLIDYVKSMGDVVAIAPDAPHSGQSSAISVNKVLQINRHEDYNGAAIYSVNGTPVDCVKLGMHAVLDRRPDFILSGINHGSNSGNSIIYSGTMGAVLEGCMLGIPSIGYSFHSHNQAYSLEACREVVEKITSRVMEQGLPSDICLNVNIPKCSKVEGIKVTRAARGFWTEEYAEYVDPHGKPFYWLTGKFHNVEPDNPETDLYWTDRGYASVVPCRPDQSAVNEIGLISDLLG